A stretch of the Salarias fasciatus chromosome 3, fSalaFa1.1, whole genome shotgun sequence genome encodes the following:
- the LOC115386179 gene encoding complement C1q tumor necrosis factor-related protein 3-like yields MCELLKDFGALREKLSSVETRLQWDENRLSRSETKQEASETRLTAIENTLTGYEQRVVALEQKGEMKVIFSAVTNEGDINRCPFGTDTTLIFRRVITNVGEAYSPYTGIFTAPVAGVYYFTFFYQAQAYYPNQLYLYKNNEPVVLTEDQWTYFDSSDNGGNAVFLQLQRLDRVYVLMGGGSYVSDSSYHTTFSGFLVTLM; encoded by the exons ATGTGTGAGCTCCTGAAGGACTTCGGTGCCTTGAGGGAAAAACTCTCTTCTGTGGAAACTCGGCTTCAGTGGGACGAAAACAGACTGTCGAGGTCTGAAACCAAACAGGAGGCCAGTGAAACCAGGCTGACAGCCATTGAAAATACCCTGACGGGCTACGAACAGAGGGTTGTGGCCCTGGAGCAGAAAG GTGAAATGAAGGTGATTTTCAGTGCAGTAACAAACGAGGGAGATATAAACCGTTGCCCCTTTGGCACAGACACAACTTTAATCTTCAGAAGAGTGATTACCAATGTTGGTGAAGCCTACAGTCCTTATACAG GTATCTTCACAGCGCCTGTTGCAGGTGTTTATTATTTCACCTTCTTCTATCAAGCTCAAGCGTATTATCCCAACCAGCTGTATCTGTACAAGAACAATGAGCCGGTTGTCCTGACCGAGGACCAGTGGACGTACTTTGACTCCAGCGATAATGGAGGCAACGCCgtgttcctgcagctgcagcgtctcgACCGAGTGTATGTGCTCATGGGTGGAGGGTCATATGTTAGCGATTCCAGCTATCACACAACATTCAGTGGCTTTTTGGTCACTCTGATGTAA